The genome window GGATAACCAGTgaataactaatgagtttaatttttatattctTAAAGCCTCAAATTAGGAGTTACTCAAGTTTTGGATACTAGGAATCTCCCAAaaatgatcatattcaagaaatcttggataatatggatattcatattatcctctggttaacccattttttatccgtattaaatatggatcgGATCGCATAATTTACTTATCTTTTACCCGCCCATATCCGATCCGATCCGACCGTTTGTCACCCCTACATGTGAAATCAGCTACCTACTCTTGGGAAGGTACGTGTAAAATGTAGGGGTACTCTTAATTGAATGCGTTTAAATATAATgacataaataataaaaatttatttagtCGACCACAACTTATTTGGAAGTAACACTTAATTATAATAGACACTTTGTCATCTATTGGTTGCTAGAAGCACAAAGCTCCAGAATCCAGACCAGCCCATTATCTATGCAACGACATTTGAACTCGTTAAATTATTCTATTCTGTTTAAGCAACTAATCCAAATAGGTGTACGGCCCTTAAACTTGGATTCAGTTTCTATTTTGACATTTTAATTAAACCCATTATCTATTAAATACTTCAACCTAAATTAATGTATGCCTATTAAACATAAAAGCTGACATGGCAAGAGAGTTGTATTTCACCCCTCTTACGCGCGTGAATTTAATGGGTTTgagataatatttttttttttgtttaaatcaaaaaTTGACTTTTTTAAAAGCAGAAGAAGAACGACAATAAATTTTATTGCCGGAATTAATGAAGATTGCCGgaattaataaattttattgctGGAATAAATTTTATCAAGGTTTTAATATTTACACACCAACCACGAAATCAGTAATAGACAGAAAACGAACGAATCTCCGATACCACAACGATGGAAGACCAGAACAGATGGGTAGCACATTTCAGATGAAGCTGCCAAGGACATTCAATCCTATATCAGCGAAAGGTATGGACAGAATTTTGCATCAAAAAATGCGTGTAAATAATTCAAGAAGGTAAAGAATGCTCAAGAGGCCCATGAAGCTTAGATCTACTTGGCCTTTTAGTACACACCTTATGTGGATTCAACTTCCAATGCAACATCCAAAGATGAATCCAATTAAACTTCTTCATCAGGTATACATAATTTCAGCAACTAATCTTCCTAATACTGCCTAAGAATTACTGATTTCAGTTGCGGGCAGAAAGGTTTGAACACAGTTGAGTCCAGTATAATATTGTCGTCCCGTCCCTCTGGTCAAAATAACCTATTTTAGGTAGGCAGTGAATGTCAGATGACACCTCATTTTTAACAGATCTAAGCTTCACTGAAGTAGTAAATAATCAAAGGCTCAAGAGGCCCATGAAGCTGATATCCGAAAGCTACCTCCAATGCTTGCTAGGGTGCGGACGATGATGCACTTAGGCTGGTGGGATTCCATAGAATGAAAAAGGAAAGGGGGTGGTTGGGAAGAAGATGACAGTGGGAGGGGGTGTTTAGAATAAAtcttttttgttttcaaaacttCTTTTTGACTATTTGGGCCCAAATGCCACGTATCTCCCTCTTATTTGTCATTTTTGCTAAGTCATTCATGTGTGAATTACACGCACCTTATTATTTTTACTGGTTATGAGTAAAGTGTTCAATAGATCACTTTATATAATGTTAAAGTGTTCAATAGGAAAAACGCTAAATTAAAATATCAAAATGAAAACTAGAGTCAAGTTTAAGGAGCCGTACACCTATTTGGCCTAATTTTTTTCACCGTTGAAGCACACTTTTGGCTTCAACAGTTTGCATTTATTTCACTGTATAATTGAGTTATTGGGATAACCCATGTTTAGAACCAAAAGtgactttccttttcttttgttaATACTCTTTTGGCAGTCAGCAACACAGCTCCTCTCTTTAAGATCAAAACTCACCAAATACAAGGTTATCATTTCCATACATTTTTTAGAGTAAGTACATATCTATTTTAAAGTAAGTATCCTCTACATACATTGAACTTAGGATAGATGATCTAGAGAGATGATTTGAGCAGGCGAATCTAGAATCTAGAGTTGGTAGGGTCTGACCAGAGGCACACATACATTTAGGGAGAGGGGTTACCGGCACACAGCTTCGACAAAATTCTATATATACTTACAAATGTCTTTAAGAAATATTCAAATATTAATAAAGGTCACCGTACCAATATTTATGAACAGTAATAAATTTATATTGAGTATAACGATGCTCCCGAGACCATTGAATCCCGGGTCCGCCTCGGGTTCCGACCGAACGTACTATAAAGCACGGTAACTACATCCTTCATATCATAAAGTACACTTTGAGACTCGACCAATATATGTTCACGAGATCCAAAATGCTGCAGTATACAGTCTCACTCACTGTCTATTCCTCTATTAGTACCTGAAACTTCACCCCTTAGGAAACTAACACCAGAACTATAGCATTAAATCTCATTGAGAAAGCAATAACATAAAAACAGTCCAGTTCTAAGCTAAAACTTAAGCATCTGGTAACTTGTAAGATAACAGTTCATAGCCACAAACTAACTAGATGCAGATGCAGTTGACTCGGGGTGTCAATACTCAATAAATTGTTAAGCCTACACTCCGAGTCTTAACATTGTATTAATACAAAAGAATTTTCACGAAGGggaatcaaaatatgaaaaagTTAACCCACGAAGATACCGAGTGTCAAAtatactatttttttaaaaaggcaCTATAGTGCACAAAGCATCTCGCATTCACGCAGGGTGCAGgaaagggccgcaccccaaggggtgtgatgtagacagccaACCCTAACGCAAACATTAGTGGTTGCTTCTACGGCTCGAACCCTTAATCTTTAGGACACACAGACACAACTTTACCTAGCGACACAATGTAAATTCCAGCGAAGGGGTGTACCGACATCCCTTGAATACATGTGGCTACATTCACTTACACAAAGTGGCTAAACTTGCATTTATTTGTCAACTAACAAAGTTCAGCAGTATATATAAATCAATAGAACAGCAGAAGTCTTATGCCAACCCGAGGGAATGAACAGTTTGTGTTAGCAGAGGATACCTTAGGCAACAGGAAGAAAGAACTAAAGAAACAAAGAATATACAAACCTCACTACAAACTCAATCAAGCAACAATAAAAGCGTGATTAGTGATTCCGATTAGTCATTTATGTGTATTAATCACGATACATGTGGTATGCACTCGGATTATTATCCTTGTGGAGAAAATACTCACTACTAGCTCTACCACAAGATGACCCCATTAACGGTTTTGCACCAATTTCTCTACCAAATCTTGACAGGTAATTTAGACCCATGAGAAGTTCTACGACCGCTGCTTCAGTTCTTATTTGGTTTGCAAAGTAAAGGGTCTGCACAAGAAGCACATTAGCCCCATAAACCAGTCTTTGTTTCTCAAAGTTTCGTTCCGAATGCCACCTTATCGTGTTATGAGCAAGCGGCGACAACCATTCTAATATCCTTCCCAATGCCAAACTCCACTCCGCTGCAAGTGCAGCATCATAAACGGATGAAGTCAATGATTTGGCAAATACCTTTAACCGACCCCTCAGAGAGTTTTTGACGCTACCGGGCAGCATATTGTATAGGTCATCTCTTGCATCAAGACCAATCAAGTGTGGTGCTGAGGACAGTTTCTCTATAAGTATGATGATATTTGCATACTTGAGTGTCAAAGCAGCATAGCCCAGAGAATCTTGAGGAGCAATTAACAGCTTACGCTTGAAATTGAATAGAGAAGTTTTTGCAAAAATTATGCCATTGGAGGAGGCAGGAACAGGATTCGTGTCTTCAAACTTGTCGTTATCTTTTTGGAAACTGTCATCTGACTTTGAAAGATCGCTGTTAGAAGGCATGCAACTCTCAAGTATTACAGGTGACTCAGTGCCACTGTTTATGCATCCTTTAAAAGGTCCAACATTCGTGAATCGCCTGGATCTCAGTTGTGATGGCTTTCCACAAAAGACAGAGGACTGACGAGCAAGAGATTTTCTATTAGTTGATCTATCTTTATTTCCACTTAGCCCAAGGCTTGAAAATGATCTGCCTAAGGAACCTAAATAGGATTCCGACGTGTTATTTTCAGACGGATAAACAGAGGACAGAGTAAGCGCAGAGATGGACCGGCTGCGATCAAGATAACCATTATCGATGACCTCAAAATGCTTGCTACCTCCAGCAACTCCTGTTTGATTTGTCCCAAATAGGTACTTAACCCTCATGATTATAGTAAAAATAGATCGAAGCAAAAGCCGGACAGTATAGTCATAAGTTCTAACCCAAGGAGACATTTCTCTTAGATTCTTCACTTCCTCTCTTTGCCATATAACTTTTTGCCTAAACTCAAGCAATTTCATCTGACCTGAACTAGCACCGGTCTGCATCCGCCTCAAAGTTTGCTCAAGCTCGGTAAGAACTTCAAGCTCCTGATACAATTGAGTCGTGGCTGCAACAAATCTCTCCATTTTCTTAACCTTCCGGTCCATTTTCTTCAGCCTATATCGCCATGCACACCCATTGAGTTCAATTTCAACTGGATCTTCGAAAATTCGTTCAAGATTGTGATAAACTGGATCATCACATCTCTTACCAAGCGTAGCCACTGATTTCAACAGACATCCCAAATTGTCAATTATCTCAGCAATAGCAAGATCCATAAGATATTCATCATCTTCAGCAACAAGCTTCTGAATACCAAGTGAACATGAGATTTCTTCTCTTAACTTGTCGATTCGCCTGTCGCTTAAACATTGCCACAAGTTAACCACCTTAGACATGAAACCTGCAATTTCAAATGCCAGAATTCCTATCACATGCTTCCTCTCAGTCTCTGAAACCGAGCTCTTTCGCGAAGTTCTCCACAAATTAAACAACGATTCTGTCACCGTTTCAACTCCCATCATTCCCCAGTACAAATACAGAACTAGATTATAATCTCAAGAAATTCATCTACCTGCTGAAAAAAGATGAAAGAACATTAACCACCACGACAATGACCAGACAACTAATTTGAAGAACACTGCTTAAACCCCAAGTATGTGTATTCGCTACGATTATTTGACTAATAGATTTCATTTAATTaatctaaaggggggaatatacACTCTTTATTTTAAGAAAAACTCACAACTTTAGCAATTTATATTcaggaaaaaaggaaaagaagaacaACAAATATTCCTTTCTTTCTGATTTTCCATCAGTATTAGAACAACAAGTTTCCAACTAATAGTTAAAATCCCTATTTCGTTCTCTATATTGATCTAAAAGATGTTTGAAACCCTTAAAGATGCAATTTTTATTAATGGAAATAACTAAAGTCTAATAAAAACTACTTTCACTAACATTTTCCACCAATTATTTTTACAAAACTTAAACCATTGAATAAAGCACAAGGCTTTGCCTACTTTGGCTCATCTACTTCCTTTCAAGTTTTAAACAAACTAaaagaaaaaactaaaattaacagAAATAAATCTAACTCAATATAAATTCATAAATTTAACTACAAAACAACCCCACTATATAGCAATTTGCAGGTTTCATAAgctcaaaacctcaagaaaacaAATACAGAACCCAACATCCAAAATTGACAAAACACACCcaagaaaatacaaaagataTCATAAATGGTATCTTTAGATTTAAAAAAGGGTTCTTTAGATTTTCATTATAAAGAAACAAACATAAAAACCATCAAAAATTGCTTTTGGAAAATCAAGATTCACTTTGAGCCATCTTCTTCAAACAATAAATAAATGAATGAATTCTTTGTGACAAGCTGAAGATTAACTATAGTCCCAAGAAATAAAGAATCCATTTTTAGCCATTTTCAGAAAATGAACagcaaaaaaacaaaacaaaatcttTATAATGCAGCTAAAAAAGCAACAAAAATTCATAATAAAGAAAGTTGAAACTCACCCTTTAATTGGAAAATGAGAATGGGCTGAAAACTCTGAAGAAACATTGATTctttgagagagagagaagagaagagaatGAGAGAGAAACAAAGGTGTGGGGTGAAGGTTTGTAACGTACGCACTACCAGCGCAAAATAGGAAGGACCGTAACAGAAAAGGAGAGAGACGTAGAGTAGTGCTACTTTACACTTAAGAGTAGGGCAGTATAGAACACTAATAAAAGGATTGAGGCTAAAGTTCGCCGTAAGAACCGAGGTAATATAATTTGGATTTAGCTGAGTTTTATGCTTTTTGATTATTCACTTTTACGAGATGCCGCTGTAATTTTCTTGTTTGGCTGTCTATTGGGGGAATTTCATTTAGCATATCCTCGTGGGCTGGTTTTTGATAATATACAAGGGTTCGTTTGGTACGAGAGATAAAGCATAATTAATTTTGGGATAaaattaggggtcgtttggttgaaAAGAAGTTATCACAAGATTAGTTATTCTGAGATTAGTTATTCCATCTTTTTGTGggataaaaaaatactacaatcTCGGGTTAACTAATCACGGGATTAATTATATCGTAATTTTCTCCCAACCAAACATGAGATAAACTCTTcttaaatttaatttcgggattaATTATTCTTTATccctcataccaaacgaccccttatagTATAAATAGTCTCGGGATTAGTTATCTCGGGATTGTAGTGACTTTTATCCTTATGGAAGGATGGGACAACTAATCTCAAGATAACTAATCTCGTGATAACTAATTATGGGATAAATTGTTTCCCAACCAAACGCCCCCTAagaataaaagataataattattGGGGTGTGATGGGTGATAAGTATTTCTTTATCGTTAATTGGAAGTCTTGAGCTCGAGCTTCGAAATTAAAGTCATTTTTAGTCGAAAGTACTTTACCCTCAAAGTGAGACTTCATGAGCTCCAAAGCGGACATTGAACCTCGGTTGAGAGAGAAAAATTTAAGTAAATGAATTGAATAAAAATTCCAGTAGCAGTAGTGTTTTTCTCATGttcattatttttaaatttgtatTACTATTTGATgttgcttttgttttagtttttatattattttgatgttgttattgtTTCTTTGAACTTTCATCACCTTATTTCATTCTCTATTATATTGTGATTATGCATGCTTTCTTTGAGACGAAGGTATATCGAAAATAGTATTTTTACATGCACAATGTGGAATTATACTCAATAACCtatgttattgttgatgttggACTGAATAAAAATTTATGGGCTGTTTGACAATAAATATTTCTTTGTAATTTCAGAGATACTAAGCATATGATGTGTCTAACAATGTTCCTATTACTTCCTTTTTAAAATTTTCCCCCCATTGTTGTTGATTGTGATGATTTGCTTAGTTGGCTGTTCTAGTAATGTGTCTCTTCAAGTTCACATTGAGATTAGTTATGGTTTATATAATAGTTACGTTACAAAACTTGATCAAACATGTGAAGATCGTGTGTCTATTAGGAAGACATCAAGATATGTCATGTCTTAAATCATTGATTTGTCCAACACAAAACTCCTTTTAATCTGTTTAATTAATTAGACATGCCTAGCCCACTTTCAAAAGAATAATAGTTTTACGTATTTAAACAAAAGAATAATAGTTTTACGTATTTAAAAATTGTCTGGTTTCTGCAATGAATGGAAGGAGGAAAATAGAAGGATTATAAACATACTTTGTAGTGCGATTCTTTTATAAACTTAACattttaaatattattgatattgtttacccttaaaatcggataacaattgaatttgttagtggtttaaaggatatgcggattaacttgatactgaacgataaattagattgcagttggaataaataacgataaattaactgcaaaccacacgaattgggtAATTTCAGCCTAGAAAAGCTAACCACCCTTGAGTCGAATGTAGTTTTATTGACACCAAGATAACAAAGAAATAAGAATTTAGAGGATAACGGTAACGCATTGCTTATGAGTGTATGTTACTATGTCTTTCATGAATTGCGAggccccctttatatattaggggaacctacttttaaggtattattctattattccataaaaggtaaaaagatCCTTAATTTGTTGACCGTTGGTCCCTTTTTGGTATGTTTCGTGATTTTTGCCGTAATGCCCGGTTAGTTACGGGAATTTGGGACCTTTGTCGGATAAGCTGGCAATATATTCCTTGAGACCGTTATGACCGGGACCGGTTATGACCTCGATAAGCTCGAGTGCAAGTCTGGTGGTTTCGATGGCTAATTCGGTAAGGCAGGAACTGATCTTCGAGATTTTATCACCATCTCTCGATCCCAAATTGTCGTGTTGGATGTTCGGTCAAATCCTGagttcgattttacccgtatacagatagtcccctcatttttcggagagtaaatgacgagaaacgatgtGAGCTCCCGATTTCCTCTTCGATAAATCATGATGTAAGCGATAAAAACAGCTGAAACATCCCATCGGTCCAGTCTTCTAGGCATTAA of Nicotiana tomentosiformis chromosome 7, ASM39032v3, whole genome shotgun sequence contains these proteins:
- the LOC104086912 gene encoding protein PSK SIMULATOR 1-like, coding for MMGVETVTESLFNLWRTSRKSSVSETERKHVIGILAFEIAGFMSKVVNLWQCLSDRRIDKLREEISCSLGIQKLVAEDDEYLMDLAIAEIIDNLGCLLKSVATLGKRCDDPVYHNLERIFEDPVEIELNGCAWRYRLKKMDRKVKKMERFVAATTQLYQELEVLTELEQTLRRMQTGASSGQMKLLEFRQKVIWQREEVKNLREMSPWVRTYDYTVRLLLRSIFTIIMRVKYLFGTNQTGVAGGSKHFEVIDNGYLDRSRSISALTLSSVYPSENNTSESYLGSLGRSFSSLGLSGNKDRSTNRKSLARQSSVFCGKPSQLRSRRFTNVGPFKGCINSGTESPVILESCMPSNSDLSKSDDSFQKDNDKFEDTNPVPASSNGIIFAKTSLFNFKRKLLIAPQDSLGYAALTLKYANIIILIEKLSSAPHLIGLDARDDLYNMLPGSVKNSLRGRLKVFAKSLTSSVYDAALAAEWSLALGRILEWLSPLAHNTIRWHSERNFEKQRLVYGANVLLVQTLYFANQIRTEAAVVELLMGLNYLSRFGREIGAKPLMGSSCGRASSEYFLHKDNNPSAYHMYRD